The Pollutimonas sp. M17 sequence CTGCAAGCCTGTTGGCTTGAAAAAGTGGCTGGGGAAGAAGGATTCGAACCTTCGCATGCTGGAATCAAAATCCAGTGCCTTAACCAGCTTGGCGATTCCCCAATTTCAACTGCTTATCCAGCTTCGTAGCGGATGATCCATCAGCCCCGGGCAAGCCCAGGCATTTTGAATGGCCGCTGCGTCGTCGCTTTCGCGACAAGATATTTTACCGATAATTTGCCGCTGGCACACGAGTGCTTGTTCCAGCGTTACAAACTCTGCAAAAAAACAAGAACCCGAACCGCTCATTCTTGCGCTCAACCCTTGTTGAAGAAGCCAGTTGTGTACGGCCCCGACACGCGGATACTTCGCAAAAACGACTGGCTCAAGATCATTGCGCCCAAAAAAACCGTTCTCAAAAAAACCGTTATCGGGCGCATTGTTTTTTTGCCAATCAGCAAAGACCGATATTTTGACCGAAGGTGAATTCCTTGTCAAATCGGGCGAAGAAAATATCCCCGAGGTGGGGACGCTTTGCGGCGGCTGCGCCACAAGATAGGCACGCTCGGGCAGCGTCAGCGGGGACAGGATTTCGCCTACCCCTTCGGCGAACGCCGGCTGACCGTATATGAAGACGGGAACATCCGCGCCCAGCGGCAGTGCCAGCCTCATGAGGTCCTGGCGGCCCAGGCCGGTCTGCCACAAGCGGTTCAGGGCGATCAAGGTCGAGGCGGCATCGCTGGAGCCGCCGCCCAGGCCGCCGCCGGACGGTATGGTCTTGCGATAGCGGATTTGCGCACCCAGCTGCGTGCCTGTG is a genomic window containing:
- the ispE gene encoding 4-(cytidine 5'-diphospho)-2-C-methyl-D-erythritol kinase produces the protein MALYDVPAPAKINLFLHVTGRRDDGYHLLQTAFRFIDLCDTLSFDLRRDGHVMREGEGLAGLAQEDDLVVRAARALQKATGTQLGAQIRYRKTIPSGGGLGGGSSDAASTLIALNRLWQTGLGRQDLMRLALPLGADVPVFIYGQPAFAEGVGEILSPLTLPERAYLVAQPPQSVPTSGIFSSPDLTRNSPSVKISVFADWQKNNAPDNGFFENGFFGRNDLEPVVFAKYPRVGAVHNWLLQQGLSARMSGSGSCFFAEFVTLEQALVCQRQIIGKISCRESDDAAAIQNAWACPGLMDHPLRSWISS